Proteins found in one Methanofollis fontis genomic segment:
- the speD gene encoding S-adenosylmethionine decarboxylase: MHQTDLLNVNETMNYWDTLSDDEIIKKFKEQGSWGLYTSVDLKDCDPATIRDADRIKQFIVELCDLIDMKRFGEPTVVHFGPCEKVAGYSMMQLIETSLVSGHFANETNGAYLDIFSCKEYGPKVMAEFCKRFFGASSMTTHVLFRD; encoded by the coding sequence ATGCATCAGACTGACCTGCTGAATGTGAACGAGACCATGAACTACTGGGACACCCTTTCCGACGATGAGATCATCAAGAAGTTCAAGGAACAGGGATCCTGGGGTCTGTACACCAGCGTTGACCTGAAGGACTGCGACCCGGCGACGATCAGAGACGCCGACAGGATCAAGCAGTTCATCGTAGAACTCTGCGACCTCATTGACATGAAGAGATTCGGCGAACCGACGGTTGTCCACTTCGGCCCGTGCGAGAAGGTCGCCGGCTACTCCATGATGCAGCTCATCGAGACCTCCCTTGTCTCCGGTCACTTTGCGAACGAGACCAACGGTGCCTACCTCGACATCTTCTCGTGCAAGGAATACGGCCCGAAGGTCATGGCAGAGTTCTGCAAGCGCTTCTTCGGCGCCAGCTCCATGACCACCCATGTGCTCTTCAGGGACTGA
- a CDS encoding M1 family metallopeptidase: MTRLFIYYPEDFGDLPVDVIHMDLRFSVHDEYTDVSSRMHVRVRDAAVTRLDLNARDLEIQRAECEEFPALTEYDRGRHLLSFLFERPVPGGTDLHLVTETRCRPTDHLLEGLYYDVTPPGAPPTQITQCQQWGFQRIVPCFDDMTAKCTYQTTIIADGRYTDLISNGDPLSEIQPGSGGRASITYSNLKTPMAPYLFFLGVGTYASFRREFEYPDGRTFLLELLVPPGSDAGVVQSALEVLADGVLWVYLFTGPEMYRDRPRRRRIYDLCRERDLAKASGDRETTDELRRRLAGEIREITPGYAYTGAIYREIGMQNSDYGGMENVGNTTITTNRIMPVPQMTDRAYEYMVRVKVHEYYHNLNGSEVTGKSPFELWLNEAVTVHVEDAYFAFLFGDAYARLQTVIDLVAPEGGTFALDAGAASMPIEPDGFNDPNELITGVTYVKAPEFVRMIERIMGPEAFARALARYHHRFAHANASRQDWLDAMEEEANRSFGRMANLWLKQTGFPTLRLSRRYDPEMRTCTLILDQETPHDAETWEFPLVIALMDRNGTPLAERTHIVTGRHEEVVFEGVDRPAFVSANRGYSFYGRLDDDASVEERFMQVRLDSDVIGRFCALQALAEREMIALLEDRSAVPSEGFCDLWYECVSDPALMAEAGGQFLTIFETVNDPRYAHHYTALYEARRRLIHGIAGRHQDGLLHLYTTYAAAPQGRSPAAIKARQVKSVLLSTLAALDTGEVHTIIRDQFETAVCATDRLVAFALYLDSSAPDRLSMLESFERDSCSHPVSWESYLATVGGIRAPDALHLIRRAAASPTFRIEQSNDQRALFGRFARNRAISLETEEGRDYLADVLSDLATVNEYNTVGALEVFGALDLMEDVYQAPLVGVLLRIMRSADPVQQPSVYNTVRRLLHGAPRAVESYRRECGPAPECAEVPPPPAP, encoded by the coding sequence ATGACCCGTCTTTTTATCTACTATCCTGAAGATTTTGGCGATCTGCCGGTGGATGTCATCCACATGGACCTCCGTTTTTCGGTCCATGACGAGTATACCGATGTCTCATCGAGGATGCATGTGCGGGTGCGGGATGCCGCCGTCACTCGCCTTGATCTCAATGCGCGTGATCTCGAAATTCAGCGTGCCGAGTGTGAGGAATTTCCTGCCCTGACGGAATATGACCGTGGCCGTCATCTCCTTTCCTTCCTCTTCGAGCGCCCTGTCCCGGGCGGGACAGACCTCCATCTTGTCACCGAGACACGCTGCAGACCTACCGATCACCTGCTTGAGGGTCTGTATTATGATGTCACGCCGCCCGGTGCTCCCCCGACCCAGATCACCCAGTGTCAGCAGTGGGGGTTCCAGCGGATCGTTCCCTGCTTTGACGATATGACAGCAAAATGCACCTATCAGACGACGATCATCGCCGACGGGCGGTATACTGATCTCATCTCCAACGGTGACCCCCTCTCTGAAATACAGCCCGGCAGTGGCGGACGGGCATCGATCACCTATTCAAATCTGAAGACGCCGATGGCCCCCTACCTCTTCTTCCTTGGTGTCGGCACCTATGCCTCCTTCAGGAGGGAGTTTGAGTACCCGGATGGCCGGACCTTCCTCCTCGAACTCCTGGTGCCGCCGGGTTCGGACGCCGGTGTCGTCCAATCGGCACTGGAGGTGCTTGCCGACGGGGTGCTCTGGGTCTATCTCTTCACCGGACCGGAGATGTACCGGGACCGCCCTCGCCGCCGCCGCATCTACGACCTCTGCAGGGAACGTGACCTGGCGAAGGCATCCGGCGACCGGGAAACTACTGATGAACTGCGCCGCAGACTGGCCGGGGAGATCAGGGAGATCACGCCGGGTTATGCCTATACCGGAGCGATATACCGCGAGATCGGGATGCAGAACTCAGACTATGGGGGCATGGAAAATGTCGGCAACACCACGATCACCACGAACCGGATCATGCCCGTCCCGCAGATGACCGACCGCGCCTATGAGTACATGGTGCGGGTGAAGGTGCACGAGTATTATCACAATCTCAATGGCTCTGAAGTAACCGGCAAGAGTCCGTTTGAGCTCTGGCTGAACGAAGCGGTGACCGTTCATGTGGAGGACGCATACTTCGCCTTTCTCTTTGGCGATGCCTATGCCCGCCTCCAGACGGTGATCGATCTCGTCGCTCCGGAGGGGGGGACCTTTGCCCTCGATGCCGGGGCGGCCTCGATGCCGATCGAGCCCGACGGTTTCAATGACCCCAATGAACTGATCACCGGCGTCACCTACGTGAAGGCCCCTGAGTTTGTCAGGATGATCGAGCGGATCATGGGACCGGAGGCGTTTGCCCGTGCCCTTGCGCGGTATCATCACCGGTTCGCCCATGCAAACGCCTCACGGCAGGACTGGCTGGATGCGATGGAGGAGGAGGCCAACCGCAGTTTCGGGCGGATGGCCAATCTCTGGCTGAAACAGACCGGTTTTCCGACGCTACGCCTCTCGAGACGCTATGATCCGGAGATGCGGACCTGCACTCTTATCCTGGATCAGGAAACGCCCCATGATGCTGAAACGTGGGAGTTTCCCCTTGTCATCGCCCTGATGGACCGAAACGGCACGCCCCTGGCAGAGCGAACGCACATTGTCACCGGGCGGCATGAGGAGGTGGTGTTCGAAGGGGTCGACCGTCCCGCATTTGTCTCGGCCAACCGGGGCTACTCGTTCTACGGACGACTGGATGACGATGCTTCTGTAGAAGAACGTTTCATGCAGGTCCGTCTCGATTCCGATGTGATCGGCCGGTTCTGTGCACTCCAGGCGCTTGCCGAACGGGAGATGATCGCCCTGCTCGAGGATCGCTCTGCGGTCCCCTCGGAGGGGTTCTGTGACCTCTGGTATGAGTGCGTATCCGACCCTGCCCTGATGGCTGAGGCGGGTGGACAGTTCCTGACGATCTTCGAGACGGTGAACGATCCCCGATATGCCCATCACTATACCGCCCTTTACGAGGCGCGGAGGCGATTGATACACGGTATTGCAGGGCGGCACCAGGACGGTCTCCTGCATCTCTACACCACCTATGCGGCAGCCCCTCAGGGCCGGAGCCCGGCGGCAATCAAGGCCAGGCAGGTGAAATCCGTCCTCCTCTCCACTCTGGCCGCTCTTGATACCGGCGAGGTGCACACCATTATCAGGGATCAGTTTGAGACGGCGGTCTGCGCCACCGACCGCCTTGTTGCCTTCGCCCTGTATCTGGACTCCTCGGCGCCCGACCGTCTCTCCATGCTTGAGTCGTTTGAGAGGGATTCATGCTCCCATCCGGTCTCATGGGAGTCCTATCTGGCGACCGTCGGCGGCATCAGGGCCCCTGACGCCCTGCACCTGATCCGCCGGGCCGCCGCCTCCCCCACCTTCAGGATCGAGCAGTCCAACGATCAAAGAGCTCTATTCGGCCGGTTTGCGCGGAACCGGGCGATCTCTCTTGAGACGGAAGAGGGGAGGGACTATCTTGCCGATGTGCTCTCTGACCTCGCAACGGTGAACGAGTACAATACCGTCGGTGCCCTGGAGGTCTTCGGAGCCCTTGACCTGATGGAAGATGTGTATCAGGCGCCGCTTGTCGGGGTGCTCCTCCGCATCATGCGTTCTGCCGATCCCGTTCAACAGCCGAGCGTCTATAATACGGTGCGGCGTCTTCTCCATGGCGCACCCCGTGCAGTGGAGAGCTACCGCAGGGAGTGCGGCCCCGCCCCGGAGTGTGCGGAGGTGCCGCCGCCGCCTGCCCCCTGA